The nucleotide window GCTACGTCAAAAACGTGAAAATTTGACCGCACGTTATGAAGAAAATGCGCGTAAAGCGCCGGCTTGGTTAACCGCGCAAGCCGCATTGGAACGCTTGCAGGAGCAAAGTGGAAAACAATTCGCAGACAGTCAGGATGTGATGAATTTCATGCAATCACAGCTGACCAAAGAGCGCGAATTGACCATGGCACGCGACCAGCTAGAACTTCAACGTCAGCAATTAGACGAACAAATTAGCCGTTTAAGTCAGCCGGATGGTTCGGAAGATGCCCGTTTGAATGTGCTGGCAGAACGTTTTGGTGGCGTGTTGCTGTCTGAATTATACGATGATGTGCCGATCGAAGACGCGCCTTATTTCTCTGCCTTATACGGCCCGGCACGCCACGCCATTGTGGTGCGTGATTTGAATGCGGTGAAAGAGCAACTCGCTAATTTAGAAGATTGCCCGGAAGATTTGTATTTAATCGAGGGCGATCCGGCGGCATTTGACGACAGCGTACTTTCCGCGCAAGAGTTAGAGCTTGGTGTAGTTGTTCAGGTGTCCGATCGTGAATTACGTTATTCCAAATTCCCTGAAATTCCGTTGTTCGGTCGTGCTGCCCGTGAAAAACATTTGGAAGAATTACAGGCTAAACGTGAGGAAGTGGCGGAGCAGTATGCACAGCGTGCTTTTGACGTGCAAAAATGTCAGCGTTTGCATGAACATTTTAGCCAGTTTGTTGGTCTGCATTTAGCCTTGGCATTCCAAGCCAATCCGGAAAAACTGATGGCGCAAACCAATCAACAACGTAATGAAATTGAACGCGAGCTTAATCAATTGGTGATCGGCGAGCAGCAAATTCGTCTTCGTTTAGATGAGGCGAAAGAAAGAATGCAGTTGTTGAATAAATTAATTCCGCAATTGCCATTATTGGCTGATGATAGCTTAACTGATCGCATTGAAGAATGCCGTGAGCAATTAGATTTGGCAGAGCAGGATGAATTATTTATCCGTCAGCACGGCGTCACGTTGTCACAATTAGAGCCGATTGCTAACACGTTGCAAAGCGACCCGGAAAATTACGAGCACTTAAAAGCTGATTATGAACAAGCCATTCAGCTACAAAAACAAGTGCAACAAAAAGTCTTTGCCTTGGCGGATGTGGTGCAACGCAAAGCGCATTTCAATTATGCGGAAAGCGTACAAACGGAAACCTCTGAATTAAACGAACAGTTACGCGCGCGTTTAGAACAAATGCAGCAACAACGTGAAATTCAGCGCGAACAATTACGTCAGGTTCAAGCGCAATATGCGCAGTACAATCAAGTGTTGATTCAATTGCAAAGTTCTTTCAACAGTAAAAATCAAATGTTGCAGGAATTGATGCAAGAAATTGGTGAATTGGGTGTGCGTGCTGATGAAGGCGCAGAAGAACGTGCCAAAATTCGTCGCGACGAGTTATATCAACAACTTTCCACCAATCGTCAACGTCGTTCTTACATTGAAAAACAACTCACCCTTATCGAAAGTGAAGCGGAAAATCTGACTCGCCGTATTCGTAAAGCAGAACGTGATTATAAAACCCAGCGTGAGTTGGTGACGGCGGCGAAAATGAGTTGGTGTGTGGTGCTTCGTTTATCCCGTAATTCTGATGTAGAAAAACGTTTAAATCGTCGTGAATTAGCCTATTTATCCGCAGATGAATTACGTTCCATGTCGGATAAAGCGCTAGGTGCATTGCGTACGGCAGTTGCTGATAACGAATATCTGCGTGATGCCTTACGTTTGTCGGAAGATAGCCGTAAACCGGAAAATAAAGTGCGGTTCTTTATCGCCGTATATCAACATCTGCGCGAACGTATTCGTCAGGATATTCTGAAAACCGATGACCCGATTGATGCAATTGAACAAATGGAAATCGAGCTTTCCCGCTTAACGGAAGAATTGACCGGTCGTGAACAAAAATTGGCGATCAGTTCTGAAAGTGTGGCGAATATCATGCGTAAAACCATTCAACGCGAACAAAATCGCATTCGTATGCTAAACCAAGGCCTACAAAATATCGCCTTTGGTCAGGTGAAATCGGTACGTTTAGTGGTGAACATTCGGGATACGCATGCTATGTTGTTAGATGCGTTATCCGGCAATCAGTCAGATTATCAAGATCTGTTCAGTGACAACCGCATGACTTTCTCTGAGGCCATTGCGAAGCTGTATCAACGCCTTAACCCGCATATTGATGTAGGGCAACGCACTGCGCAAACTATCGGTGAAGAATTATTGGATTACCGTAATTACCTTGACTTAGAAGTGGAAGTTTACCGTGGCGCAGATGGTTGGTTACGCGCAGAAAGCGGCGCATTATCCACCGGGGAAGCTATCGGTACCGGTATGTCCATCCTCTTAATGGTGGTACAAAGCTGGGAAGAAGAAAGCCGTCGTATTCGCGGCAAAGACATCGTGCCGTGCCGTTTATTATTCCTAGATGAAGCGGCTCGTCTTGATGCGAAATCCATTTCTACTTTATTTGAGCTATGCGAACGCCTGGATATGCAACTATTGATTGCTGCACCGGAAAACATCAGCCCGGAAAAAGGTACCACCTATAAACTGGTGCGTAAAATCTCCGGTAATCACGAACACGTCCATGTGGTCGGATTACGCGGATTCGGCGCAACAGAGTAGTTTAATAAATAAAAAAGTGCGGTTAAAAAATGAAGTGTTTTTTGATCTGCCTCCAAAAATCTAGAATCGTAGCGTGCAACTTGTTGCACGAAATCGTGAATGTCCGAAAGGGTTAAATAACGTTCCGTGCGTGATTTGGTCGTGCATCAAGATGCACGCTACGCGCGAAATCGGGAATGTCCGGAAGGGTTAAATAACACCCAGTGCATGATTTTGTCGTACATCAAGATGCACGTTACGTACGAAATCGTGAATATCCGAAAGGGTTAAATAACGTGCCGTGCGTGATTTGGTCGTGCATCAAGATGCACGCTACGCACGAAATCATGAATGCCCGAAAGGGTTAAATAACGTTCCGTGCGTGGTTTGGTCGTGCATCAAGATGCACGCTACGCGCGAAATCGGGAATGTCCGGAAGGGTTAAATAACGCCTAGTGAGTGATTTGGTCGTGCATCAGATGCACGCTACGCACGAAATCGGGAATGTCCGAAAGGGTTAAATAACGTTCCGTGCGTGATTTGGTCGTGCATCAAGATGCACGCTACGAATGAAATCGTGAATTATGCATTCGAGGTTAATCATTCGTGTAATAGGTATAATAAAAAACCTGTGCTGAGTGTTTCTCAGTCACAGGTTTTTTTGATCGCGTTATGGCAATATTATTGTTTTATACCACCAAACGCACCGCGAGATTGATCCGCCTCATTGGTGAATAATCCCCCCATTTCTTGAGCATTTTCACCGAAGAATCCACCTTGGGTTTTGATACCATTTACTTCACCGGCAAAGCTATTCGCGGTAATTTTACCACCAAAATGCATTTCCGGCACGGCATTGGTTTTCTTCATGGTATTAATGTTAATGTCAATGACTTTTTTGGCAAAATCAGCGGTCGCTTTCATTTCAGTTCTCTCACTGAAATTTCTATCGCCATCTTTCTTATAAACAGCCCCTCCTTTATATTCAGCGCTACCTGCAGTCGGAATTTGCGCAACAGCGGTCGGCAGGCCTTGGGCAAAGAAGTATTGATTGCCGGTTAGATTGTCAACATAGGTTCCAAATGCGATAGCCTGAAAATTACTATTACTTAAAATACTCTGTCTGTCTTTACGAAGATTATATGGATCATCATCTACCTTCTCTCCAGACCATGGATCAACAGCATTAGCATCTTGGAAAATATTTATCTCTTTTACCTTACCCTCTTTTTCATCATAAATCGCTAGCATATTAATTGAATGAGTCAATGGATAATTTAACTCATTCTTTGTAAGATCTATTGTCCCGCCAGAAATAATATCTTTTTTCATTTCTCCACTAATACCACCAAAAATTTTATCACTGAGCGGAATACGTGATTTTTCATTAGCTTGTAACGTTTCTAATTGTTTTAAACGTTCTTGAGCAGCATTTTTCTCTGATTCAGTTTTTTGGCTGTTAGCTTGTGCCGCTTTGGCTGCCTCTTCGGCTTTTTTCAGTGCTTCTTGAGCAGCATTTTTCTCAGCTTCAGTCTTTTGATTATTGGCTAGTGCAGCTTGAGCGGCCTCTTCCGCTTTTTTCAATGCCTCTTGAGCGGCTTTTTTCTCAGCTTCAGTTTTTTGGCTGCTTGCTTGTGCAGCTTTAGCGGCCTCTTCCGCTTTTTTCAGTGCTTCTTGAGCGGCATTTTTCTCTGCTTCAGTCTTTTGATTATTGGCTAGTGCAGCTTTAGCGGCCTCTTCGGCTTTTTTTAATGCCTCTTGTGCAGCATTTTTCTCTGCGTCAGTCTTTTGACTGCTGGCTTGTGCAACTTTTGCTGCTTCTTCCGCCTTTTTCACGGCCTCTTCCGCTTTTTTATTGGCTTCTGCAATTTTTTGGTTGAGTTCAATTTCGGTTTGGCGAATTTGTTCAGAATTGTCTGTACCGCCTTTTGAACTGGAAGAACACGCACTTAATGCCATAATACAAGAGAGTGCAATGATTGAGGGTTGAAGTTTATTCATAGGAAAGTCCTTTAAATGAGTTTATAGATTAAATAGACAGCTATATAATCTATAAAAAATGAGAATAATTTGCAATAGCATTGTAAAATTTATCTAATTTTTGTAAACTTTCTCGCAGTATTACTTAATTAACTCTCAGGTGAATATATGCCTCTTAAATATCCTCTTTCCTTAGGTGCATTATGCGTGCTAGTAGGTTTGCAAGCATATGCAGAAGAACAAACCGCATTAGATACTATTACCGTTGATGGAAATGCGACTGAAGTCAAAGCGAATCAAATCAAAAAGACACGTAAAGTGATTCAAGAAGAGCTGATCGCGGATAATTATGACTTGGTGCGTTATGCCACCGATGTCGGCATTAGTGATAATGGTCGGCGCAATAAAGGCTTTGCGATGCGTGGCGTTGAAGGCAATCGCGTTGGTATTAGTATTGATGGGGTGAATTTACCTGATTCAGAAGAAAATTCACTTTACGCGCGTTATGGTAATTTTAATAGTTCACGTTTGAGTATTGATCCTGAATTGGTGCAAGGCATTGATATTATGCGTGGTGCGGATTCTTTCAATGCCGGAAGTGGTTCATTAGGCGGTTCGGTAAATTACCGCACTTTAGGGGCAGATGATATTATTCTGCCGGAACAAAAGTGGGGTGTCTTGCTTAAAAATGGTTATGCCAGTAAAAATCGCGAATGGACCAACACATTAGGTGTTGCCTATAAAGATGATAAATTTGATGCAACATTACTTTATTCTTATCGCAATGGCCATGAGATGAAAAGTCGTGGCAATGGCGAGGACATCTCCGGCAATGCGCGAGGAATTCCTGATCCGTCACATCATAAAAATCACAGTTATTTAGCAAAGATGGGGTATTTTATTACGCCGTCACATCGTGTGAGTGCGTCATTTAACGGTCAAAGTGCGGATAATTTTATTGATGAAAAATCTTATACGCTCAATCTCAGTTCTTGGCGTGAGTCTAAAGATATTGGAAAACGCTATAACGCCAATTTAGCCTATGAATATTTTCCGGAAAATAATCGTTGGTTAAGTTATTTAAGAACCGATTTAGATTGGCAAAAAACAGATATTGGCTCAAAAAACTATAAAGGCGGACGACGCTATAATTCTGATTTTACAAAACTTTTACCGCAAAAGCATTTATATGAAATTCAAGATACGCATATGAATACACGTTTTATGCGTGCCTCATTACGTGCTGAGCTTATGCCATGGGAAAGCCCTTGGGGAAGTCATCAATTCACATTAAGAAGTGGGATTTCGCAAAAAGATTTTGATAACCGTAACAACCATGAATATCCCAACGATAAGGGCAGTAGTGCAAAAGATAGCGAATCTATTCAGCATCCGGTAAGAACACGTTCGTTTTTTGCTCAATTACAAGATAGCGTTACATGGAATGATATGTTCTCTAGTCAATTAGGCGTTCGTTATGACTGGGACGAATTAGTACCACAGGATTTAAAAGCCACTTGCCGTGCTTGTAGTCGTAAACCGGCTTCAAATACCTTTCAAAGTCTAAGTGGATCATTAGGGCTAGACGCACAACTTAATGATATTTGGAAAGTCGGTTATAACATTTCCAGCGGTTTCCGTATTCCAACAGCATCTGAAATGTATTTTTCTTATGAACATCCTGCCGGTAACTGGATTCCGAATCCGGATTTAAAAGCTGAACAGGCATTAAATCAGTCTATTCACATTCAAGCGGCGCATCAATTAGGTCTCTTTGGGCTAAATGTTTATCATACCCGCTATAAAAACTTCCTCACTGAACAGGAATCAACCTATAAAAAATGGAATAAATTTTATAATTCGCATAGTGCCAGCTATGGTCAGCAGCCTTATTACACCACTATCGCACAACAAGCGGTCAATATTGATCGCGCACGGATTTCCGGTTTGGAGTTCAATAGTAAAGTTAACTTAGATCAGGTGATTTCGACAATTCCACAAGGCTGGAAATTCCTTGCTAATCTTGGTTATGCCAAAGGAAAATTGAGTGGCACGGAAGCGAGTTTGCTGTCTATTCAGCCGATTAAAGTCATTTTAGGCGTTGGTTATGAAGATCCGAATGCACGTTGGGGCATTAATGCCAAAGCGAGCTATCTCGGGGCGAAAAAAGCCAAAGATGCGCAAGTTGTCCAATATACCTCAAATTTTGTGAGAGAGGTTAAAACCTATCCTTATCTTAATGGTTCCGCCGTGTTATTCGATTTATATGGCTTTTATAAAGTCAATCGTCATGTCACCTTACGAGCCGGGGTGTATAACATATTGAATCGTAAATATCACACATGGGATACTTTACGCGGGATTAACAAGGTGAGTACAACCGACTCTGTGGATAAAGACAGAAAAGGGCTAGAGCGTTTTTATGCACCGGGACGCAATGTTGCCGGTTCTATTGAAATTCGTTTCTAATTTGCCTTGAATTGCTTTAATTCATTCTAAACAAGAAAGCCCTGATATCTCAGGGCTTTTTTTCTTAAAATAATTGTTTAATTTGTGCGGTGCCTAAATGTCCCGGCAATGTTTTTTGCAGTGTGAAATTGGCATCCAATACTAAACTGGACGGATAACCGCGCACTTTTCCTCGTTTAATGGTTTCTCCCTTTTCATCTAATAATACAATGATGTTTTTGTAATCCAAGCCTTTGTACCACTCAATGAAATCTTGGGTTTCCTTTTCGCCTTTGGCTCCCGGAGAAACGATGGTGATAACGTCAAAGTTTTTGCTTTGATCGGCACTCAGTTCGTTAATTTCCGCTAAGCCGGCAAGACAAATCGGGCACCAAGACGCCCATGTTTTGACATAAACCGGTTTGCCTTTGGTGGTCACTTGATCGAGTGTGACCACGTTATTATTTAAGTCCTTAAATTGAACGTCTTTCAATGTGTTTTCTCCTTCGGCAAAGCTATTTACGCTGAATGCCATGAATAATAATGCAATAATTTTTTTCATAGTTAATATTTCCTTTTATTGTAAGTTATTGGTAATAAGTAAAACGCCCATGACGATAATTAATAATCCGCCGACAATTTTGAATTTACCTAAGTGTTTATTCAGTGCTTTGCTGCGTTTGAGCAGTTCTTGGGAAAACAAAGAGAACAGAACAAACGGGGTAGCCAAGCCGAGTACATAAACCAACATCATTCCTGCGCCATATAATGCAGATCCTTCGTCACCGGAAAGTGCCAACACGGAAGCCAAAATCGGACCGATACAAGGTGTCCAACCAAGACTAAATGTTAGCCCTAAGAAGAAGGCTTCAAAGGAGGCACTTTTCCCTTCGGTTTTTACTTCCACCACTTTGGTTCTTTCTAAGAAATTCAACTTGATAATACCTAATTGGTGAATCCCTAAAATAATGACGATAATACCGGCAATGATTCTGACGTTATCATTAAAGAACAAATTGCCTAGAAAACCGAAGCTAAATCCAAGGCTCACAAAGGTTAAGGATAAGCCTGCAATGAACAAAAAGGTGTTCAGAATCTTTCTGCCGCCTTTTGCCAAAACCCCAAAATAAATGGGAATAATGGGGAAGATACAAGGCGACAAAAAGGAGGCTAAACCGGCAAGGAAAACCGTGCCGATTAATAATTGCTGATCAAACATTTTTTACTCCTTCACCGCATTAATCAGGTAGCCATAGTTTTCTTTTGCCATATCTTCCAATGGAATAAATTTGATGGAAGCGCTGTTAATGCAATAGCGCAAACCACCTTTATCTTTCGGACCATCGTCAAACACATGACCTAAATGGGCTTTTCCGCTACGGCTGATGACTTCCGTTCTGAGCATATTAAAGCTGTGATCGTCTTGATAAGTCACCACCTCTTTGGCAATCGGTTTGGTGAAACTCGGCCAACCGCAACCGGACTCAAATTTATCTTTCGAGGAGAACAACGGTTCGCCGGTAGTGACATCTACATAGATGCCCGGTTTGAAGTTATCCCAATATTCATTACTGAAAGAATGTTCGGTATTTTTGTTTTGTGTCACGCTATATTGTAGCGGAGTTAATTTTGCTTTGAGTTCCGCATCGCTTGGTTTTGGGTAATCTTTTTCGTCAATGATGACGTTATTGGCTTGTTCCAAATCGATGTGGCAATAGCCATTCGGATTTTTCTTTAAATAATCCTGATGGTAGTCTTCCGCTAATACGTAATTGCGTAACGGTTCCACTTCAATTTGAATTTTGTTTTTGTATTTTTCTTGCAGTGTGGCAAGTTCTTTTTCAATCACAGCTTTATCCGCGACATCTTGATAATAAATACCGGTGCGATATTGTCTGCCGCGGTCGTTGCCTTGTTTGTTGACACTGGTCGGATCAATCACTTGAAAATAATATTTCAGTAATTTATCTAACGAAATTTTATTGCGATCATAGGTTACTTTTACCGTTTCTGCGTGATCCGTAATACCGATCATTTGATAACTGGTTTTATCGCCTTTGCCGTTAGCATAGCCGGACACGGCATCTTCCACGCCATAAATTCGCTCCATATAAGCTTCAATGCCCCAAAAACAGCCACCGGCTAAATAAATCTCGTGAAGATCTTTTGTTGCTTCAGACATATTGCTTTTCTCCATAGTTGATTGAACGTGATTTTCTGCCATAACACTTGTCGGGATTGCTGCACAGGATAAAAGTGCGGTCAATATCAGGACTAATTTTGATTTTTTCATAATAATTCCTTTATTACAGATGAAATAATGAAAATGGTACCCTTTCATTTATGTTAGACGGTGTGACTACAAATTACTTACATATTTTTTTCAAAAAAGACAGAAAGAGGAATGAGGCGAGGGGAGGGGAGGAGGGCGAGGATGATCTCATGTCATACACGCCCGAAAAAGAGCTTAAAGCTGGTGATACACCTTCAATGCATATGCATCTGACATGCCGGCAATGTAATCGCAAATCACGCGTTTTTTACCGTTTTCTTCTGCATTCCGCCAGCGGTTGGCGGTGTTGGTTGGGAGTAATCGTTGCGGATCCGAATCAAAAATTTGGAATAGCTCTGTCAAAATACGCTGACCTTTATATTCTACACGTTGCGTTTCCACGTTATTAATCACGTATTTCTGGACAAAATTTTTGAACACTTTCAATACACCCACCACTTCCGCTGGTAATTCGGCGTTATAACGCAACAGCGGATCGCAAAATTCAGATTGAGTTTTCCAACGCACATTGGTGATAAAATAATTCACTAACGCACCGATAGCATTTTTGCGTAAGTAATGTTGATCGGAAAATAGTTTTGCACTGATGTCGTCAATATGTTGTTGCATCCAATCTGATTGACAGTCTTTCAATGCATTCAAGGCCTCTTGCCATTGCTGCACATTGACCACACCAACGACGATGGCATCTTCCAAATCATGCACACCATAAGCGATGTCATCCGCCAACTCCATAATACTACAGTCAAGGGATTTGAAACGGGTCTTTAAAATCTCTTGCGGATTTGACCGCACTTTTTGGAGTGAACCGAATAACGCTCGATCACTTTCAGAAAGCGGTTCGAGCAACCAGCTAAACATATCAAGATCATCACGGAATAATCCTTTCCCCGGTCGCCAGTCAGCGATTTTGACATAGCGAGGATCACTGTGTTGGCTTTCAGCGAATTGATCATATTGTGCAGAAGATACATCCAAAATAGTCGGGTATTTCACAATGCCAAGAATGGTACGGCGGGTTAAATTCATCCCCGCATTGGGCGTGTAAGGTTCAAGCTTGGTGAGCAACCGAAAAGTCTGTGCATTTCCCTCAAAACCACCGTTGTTTCTCATCATATAATTGAGTGCGACCTCGCCACCATGTCCAAAAGGCGGATGGCCGATGTCGTGAGCAAAACACAAACTTTCGATTAAATCATTGGTGGGCAACAAAGGGCTAAGTTGCTTTTGCAACTCGCTTTTATCCTGAGACAGTTGTTGTGCCAAGGTGGCAAAGGCTTCAGCAAATTTGAGTTGCGCCACAAGGCTGCTGCCGATTTGTGCCACTTCCAAAGAGTGGGTTAATCGCGTGCGGTAAAAATCATTTTCGCCCACAGCATGAATTTGCGTTTTTGCCTGTAAACAACGAAAAGCGGCGGAATGGAGAATACGTCCGCGATCCCGACGAAACGGCGGACGATGGTCTTTTTCCCGTGGTTTATCGTCAATAAAACGTTGCTGCCAACGGGGATTAATTTGATTTTTCATGCTATACCAATGCGTAGATCAATTTGAAGACAAGAGGTGCCAAAATTGAGCTAATGATACCGCACAATACTAAAGAAATGGAACTGTAACTCCCTGCTTTTGCATTATTTTCCATACAACTTACCGTGCCTAGCGCATGAGAAATCGCCCCAACGGATAAGCCGATCGCTTCTTGATTTTTTAAGCCAATTTTTTTTAAGAGTAAATAGCCGAAAATCGATCCTTGCAGACCGGCAACAACGACACCCACCGCAGCGACAGAAGGAATCCCGCCCAAATTTTCAGATACTGCCATAGCAATCGGTGTAGTAATAGATTTCGGTAAAATGGTCGCTACAATATCCGGTTTTGCGCCAAGAAGTAACGCCAATGCCGCTCCACTAAACATGGCCAAGAGAGATGCGGACACAGTGGTAATTAAAATAATCTGCCAGTGACGACTAATTTGTCGAAGTTGCTCATATAACGGCACTGCCAATGCCACAATACTGACGCCTAACAAATTATTGAGCGGCGCATTACCAGCCATATAACTATCATAAGGCAAATGAAAGACCAGCAAGACAGCCACTAACATTAGCACGGTTAACACAAAACTGTTTAATACCACCGATTTCCAGCGTTGATTGATTTTCACTGCCAACGTGAAAGCTAAAATTGTCAATAACGTATATGCATAAATAAGATAAGACATCATTCCTCCTTCGCCCGTTTTTTCATGATTTTATGTTTGAGGTGCGTAAAGGATTTGAGGGAAAACAAATAATCAGAAAGTAAACCGATTACAACCAAGGTGACGCAAGTACTGATAATATTCGGCAACAACAATTCTTTCATTTGATCCATGAGCAAGCCGGAATATTTGACGATTCCCACACTGACCGGCACAAATAATAACGCCATATAACGAATTAAAAGACGGGAAGAAAACATCACCCACTCCACTTTGACGATACGCAAAATTAAGCAGGTAAACAGCAGTAATAACCCCCAAATACTCGATGGAATACCAATAGGTACGTAATGGGCGACTAAACCGCCAAGATAGAGCATAAGATAAAGAATGAGCAACGATCTTGCTAATTCAAACGCTTTCCGATACATAAACAAACTCAACTTTTTTTAAACTTTAAAATAAAGATGTAAGGTCATTCTACGCCTATTTTAGTACTTAGGTTAGTACTTCGGGGGGAATTTTTTATGACAAATTTTCTGCATTTGTTAGATAGGATCCTAAAAGCCTCATTTTATCGTTGATAAATTGTCTCACTATAACGATAATTGGCAAACTTTACCCACCTGTTTTATATCGTAAAATTTAGGATAAAAAATGTTTAACCTTATTATTGCTGTTCTTTGCAGCGTTGCGGTGTCTGTCTTACTAAAAGTCGCGCGCAAACGTCATATCGAGATTCAACAAGCCATTGCCTTTAACTATATTGTGGCGTTGTCACTGAGTTGGTTTTTATTGAAACCGGATTTCAAAGGGCTTGAATTTACTGACTTTATCGCACAAAGCGAAAATACGCCGATTTTCTTAGCATTAGGTATTTTGTTACCAAGCGTATTTATTATTATGTCCAAAGCCGTGGAATTCGCCGGTATTGTACGTTCTGATGCGGCACAACGCTTATCCTTATTTTTACCTATTCTCGCTGCGTTTTTAATTTTTCACGAAACCCTAAGTCAATCAAAAGTCGTTGGTATTGTGTTGGCATTTGTCGGGTTGTTTTGCCTTTTAAGCAAACCGAATCAACAAAGTGCGGTCGACAAAAAACAACGTTTTTTGAACGTTGGTTATACCAACGGCCCCGAAGGGGTGAGTAAGCGAACAAGTGAGCTTACGAATAATTTTCGAGGTGTTTTAGGCTTAGTCGGTGTGTGGTTTGGTTATGGCATCATCGATATTTTGTTTAAACAAGTAGCGAAAAGCGGGGGAGCATTCCCAACGACGCTATTCATTGCGTTTTCCTTGGCTGCCTGCATTATGTTTATTTACTTGTTATTCAAACGAACTCAATGGAATGTCGCCAGTTTTGTGGGCGGCATTATTTTAGGTGTGCTGAATTTCTTCAATATTCTATTTTATATTAAAGCTCACCAGAGTTTTGGTTCG belongs to Aggregatibacter sp. 2125159857 and includes:
- the mukB gene encoding chromosome partition protein MukB, which codes for MTEELSLENEVMDTAIPDVAPVIFNQNNGVERGKFRSLTLINWNGFFARTFDLDELVTTLSGGNGAGKSTTMAGFVTALIPDLTLLHFRNTTEAGATSGSRDKGLHGKLRPGVCYAALDTINSRHQRIIVGVRLQQVAGRDKKVDLKTFSIQGVELSVNPTALFTETINERQARVLTLNELKDKVEQGGAQFKQYHSITDYHGMMFDLGIIPKRLRSSSDRSKFYKLIEASLYGGISSAITRSLRDYLLPENLGVKKAFQDMESALRENRMTLEAIKVTQADRDLFKHLITESTNYVAADYMRNANERRGNIETALNFRQEWYKAKSEQNLSQHRLVELSREAAELAESERVLEVDHQSALDHLNLVLNALRHQEKISRYQEDVNELTERLEEQKMVVETANKQLEESQAQFEQTEQEVDNLRSQLADYQQALDAQQTRALQYQQAIQALEKAKTLCGLADLSVKNVEAYHEEFEAQAEALTDNVLELEQKMSISEAAKTQFDKAYQLVCKIAGEVPRSAAWESAKELLREYPTQKLQAQQTPQLRAKLHELEQRLNQQQSAVRLLNDFNQRANQRLETADELEDFYGEQEALIEDLSAELSDLVEERSTLRQKRENLTARYEENARKAPAWLTAQAALERLQEQSGKQFADSQDVMNFMQSQLTKERELTMARDQLELQRQQLDEQISRLSQPDGSEDARLNVLAERFGGVLLSELYDDVPIEDAPYFSALYGPARHAIVVRDLNAVKEQLANLEDCPEDLYLIEGDPAAFDDSVLSAQELELGVVVQVSDRELRYSKFPEIPLFGRAAREKHLEELQAKREEVAEQYAQRAFDVQKCQRLHEHFSQFVGLHLALAFQANPEKLMAQTNQQRNEIERELNQLVIGEQQIRLRLDEAKERMQLLNKLIPQLPLLADDSLTDRIEECREQLDLAEQDELFIRQHGVTLSQLEPIANTLQSDPENYEHLKADYEQAIQLQKQVQQKVFALADVVQRKAHFNYAESVQTETSELNEQLRARLEQMQQQREIQREQLRQVQAQYAQYNQVLIQLQSSFNSKNQMLQELMQEIGELGVRADEGAEERAKIRRDELYQQLSTNRQRRSYIEKQLTLIESEAENLTRRIRKAERDYKTQRELVTAAKMSWCVVLRLSRNSDVEKRLNRRELAYLSADELRSMSDKALGALRTAVADNEYLRDALRLSEDSRKPENKVRFFIAVYQHLRERIRQDILKTDDPIDAIEQMEIELSRLTEELTGREQKLAISSESVANIMRKTIQREQNRIRMLNQGLQNIAFGQVKSVRLVVNIRDTHAMLLDALSGNQSDYQDLFSDNRMTFSEAIAKLYQRLNPHIDVGQRTAQTIGEELLDYRNYLDLEVEVYRGADGWLRAESGALSTGEAIGTGMSILLMVVQSWEEESRRIRGKDIVPCRLLFLDEAARLDAKSISTLFELCERLDMQLLIAAPENISPEKGTTYKLVRKISGNHEHVHVVGLRGFGATE
- a CDS encoding transferrin-binding protein-like solute binding protein, coding for MNKLQPSIIALSCIMALSACSSSSKGGTDNSEQIRQTEIELNQKIAEANKKAEEAVKKAEEAAKVAQASSQKTDAEKNAAQEALKKAEEAAKAALANNQKTEAEKNAAQEALKKAEEAAKAAQASSQKTEAEKKAAQEALKKAEEAAQAALANNQKTEAEKNAAQEALKKAEEAAKAAQANSQKTESEKNAAQERLKQLETLQANEKSRIPLSDKIFGGISGEMKKDIISGGTIDLTKNELNYPLTHSINMLAIYDEKEGKVKEINIFQDANAVDPWSGEKVDDDPYNLRKDRQSILSNSNFQAIAFGTYVDNLTGNQYFFAQGLPTAVAQIPTAGSAEYKGGAVYKKDGDRNFSERTEMKATADFAKKVIDININTMKKTNAVPEMHFGGKITANSFAGEVNGIKTQGGFFGENAQEMGGLFTNEADQSRGAFGGIKQ
- a CDS encoding TonB-dependent hemoglobin/transferrin/lactoferrin family receptor, which gives rise to MPLKYPLSLGALCVLVGLQAYAEEQTALDTITVDGNATEVKANQIKKTRKVIQEELIADNYDLVRYATDVGISDNGRRNKGFAMRGVEGNRVGISIDGVNLPDSEENSLYARYGNFNSSRLSIDPELVQGIDIMRGADSFNAGSGSLGGSVNYRTLGADDIILPEQKWGVLLKNGYASKNREWTNTLGVAYKDDKFDATLLYSYRNGHEMKSRGNGEDISGNARGIPDPSHHKNHSYLAKMGYFITPSHRVSASFNGQSADNFIDEKSYTLNLSSWRESKDIGKRYNANLAYEYFPENNRWLSYLRTDLDWQKTDIGSKNYKGGRRYNSDFTKLLPQKHLYEIQDTHMNTRFMRASLRAELMPWESPWGSHQFTLRSGISQKDFDNRNNHEYPNDKGSSAKDSESIQHPVRTRSFFAQLQDSVTWNDMFSSQLGVRYDWDELVPQDLKATCRACSRKPASNTFQSLSGSLGLDAQLNDIWKVGYNISSGFRIPTASEMYFSYEHPAGNWIPNPDLKAEQALNQSIHIQAAHQLGLFGLNVYHTRYKNFLTEQESTYKKWNKFYNSHSASYGQQPYYTTIAQQAVNIDRARISGLEFNSKVNLDQVISTIPQGWKFLANLGYAKGKLSGTEASLLSIQPIKVILGVGYEDPNARWGINAKASYLGAKKAKDAQVVQYTSNFVREVKTYPYLNGSAVLFDLYGFYKVNRHVTLRAGVYNILNRKYHTWDTLRGINKVSTTDSVDKDRKGLERFYAPGRNVAGSIEIRF
- a CDS encoding redoxin family protein; the encoded protein is MKKIIALLFMAFSVNSFAEGENTLKDVQFKDLNNNVVTLDQVTTKGKPVYVKTWASWCPICLAGLAEINELSADQSKNFDVITIVSPGAKGEKETQDFIEWYKGLDYKNIIVLLDEKGETIKRGKVRGYPSSLVLDANFTLQKTLPGHLGTAQIKQLF